From the genome of Triticum aestivum cultivar Chinese Spring chromosome 3B, IWGSC CS RefSeq v2.1, whole genome shotgun sequence, one region includes:
- the LOC123068283 gene encoding F-box/FBD/LRR-repeat protein At5g22660 — MESTCNTIIRGEDSTSSASENEDRISALPDHLLLKILECLYTPTAVQTGVLSTRWRHLPHQLSNLQINAEYFPGTLVDQIMTDYTDVISRFLSPPPCGCHRIIRILQLCFYLADPYLSSIAHAVGDALKIGVPEYLEFAATGHVACPSEAELVLFRQRFMSFFHAWPGPFSLLTKLTLRSLSFEDSDIPNILNTCNKLKLLSLRSCQMGQDPVLKIDAPCSELIGLELIDFGCAQVELISAPKLLELVYDSWCGENPPVYFRYVPQLVNLYFASPALSWHTPFTLSECLSGNRNLSMLHLNFRTQMIWIEPEDSRQLTPIFSKLRDAHLYNIFAECDLNWTMFILEGAPSLENFYLSRRSCELSKTEDSAEKTNVLWEPSKDSRYLNLKLLVMNGFKEEDKVMNYVRLVMVRAVVLKRIELCDEDPCKCSANNHEPPRFLVDEASKQRIREQLTHGSSSSADIIIG, encoded by the exons ATGGAGTCAACCTGCAACACC atcATCAGAGGTGAAGATAGCACTAGTAGCGCAAGCGAAAACGAAGACAGAATCAGCGCGCTGCCCGACCATCTTCTGCTCAAAATCCTCGAATGCCTTTACACGCCCACGGCAGTTCAGACCGGCGTGCTCTCCACACGATGGAGGCACCTCCCGCATCAGCTCTCGAATCTGCAAATCAATGCTGAATACTTTCCAGGCACTCTAGTGGATCAGATAATGACCGACTACACCGACGTGATAAGCAGATTTCTATCTCCGCCGCCTTGTGGATGCCATCGGATCATCAGGATCCTGCAGCTCTGCTTCTACCTAGCAGACCCTTACTTGTCCTCCATCGCTCACGCGGTCGGGGATGCCCTGAAGATCGGCGTACCGGAATACCTCGAGTTTGCGGCCACCGGCCATGTTGCATGTCCAAGTGAGGCTGAACTAGTACTCTTCAGACAACGGTTTATGTccttcttccatgcttggcctggTCCCTTCAGTTTGCTCACCAAACTGACGCTGCGGAGCCTTTCTTTTGAAGACTCAGATATCCCCAATATCCTCAACACTTGCAATAAACTTAAGCTCCTTTCCTTGAGATCCTGTCAAATGGGCCAGGACCCTGTCCTCAAGATAGATGCTCCATGCTCGGAGCTCATAGGACTTGAACTTATCGACTTTGGGTGTGCACAAGTTGAACTAATCTCTGCCCCTAAACTCCTGGAATTGGTCTATGATAGCTGGTGCGGTGAAAACCCCCCAGTGTATTTTCGCTATGTCCCTCAGCTTGTTAATTTATACTTCGCCTCTCCTgccctttcttggcacacaccaTTCACATTGAGCGAGTGCCTATCTGGTAACAGAAACCTGTCAATGCTGCATCTGAATTTTCGCACTCAAATG ATTTGGATTGAACCTGAAGATTCTCGACAGCTCACTCCTATATTCAGTAAACTGAGAGATGCGCATCTTTACAATATCTTTGCAGAGTGCGATCTGAATTGGACTATGTTTATCCTCGAAGGTGCACCTTCCTTGGAGAACTTTTAT CTATCTCGGCGTTCATGTGAACTCAGTAAGACCGAGGATAGTGCTGAGAAGACCAATGTGTTGTGGGAACCATCCAAGGATTCAAGGTACTTGAACTTGAAGTTGCTCGTGATGAACGGTTTTAAGGAGGAAGACAAGGTGATGAATTATGTAAGACTTGTCATGGTACGAGCTGTCGTCTTGAAGAGAATCGAGTTGTGTGATGAAGACCCGTGCAAGTGCAGTGCCAACAATCATGAGCCTCCAAGATTTCTGGTAGATGAAGCTAGCAAGCAACGGATTAGGGAGCAACTCACCCATGGATCCTCCTCATCTGCGGATATAATAATCGGATGA
- the LOC123067150 gene encoding uncharacterized protein: MSKQRRQGEQDEANYYHDHSGNKEKSLYLVLDDWHKGFTIRKINADSPDLSASLVLRLVSPERGRAMKFAALGGYIIATSNIHAGTLFYDTDTVALAVGPPVPDALLCGSNTFLTSGAGDTLFAFAFHFMERHVSFEAMAKPPPTEDDDLLPTDWSWRSMPTPFTKDEMIFSYALHPDGRTIFVSSWSRAVCGTYSVDTRSCKWRRHGEWMLPFRGRSYFDAELDAWVGLHEDGYICSCQVASRSGGTTQQPEWKMADKRRMWIPWHQLEFRLRRM, encoded by the coding sequence ATGTCTAAGCAAAGAAGGCAGGGCGAACAGGATGAGGCCAACTACTACCACGACCACAGCGGCAACAAGGAGAAGAGTCTCTATCTGGTTCTAGACGACTGGCACAAGGGCTTCACCATCCGCAAGATCAATGCCGACAGTCCCGACCTCAGTGCCTCCCTTGTCCTCCGGCTAGTGTCACCTGAGCGTGGCCGTGCCATGAAGTTCGCAGCCCTGGGCGGCTACATCATCGCCACGAGCAACATACATGCCGGAACCCTCTTCTACGACACTGACACCGTCGCACTGGCCGTCGGCCCTCCCGTTCCAGACGCACTGCTTTGTGGCTCCAACACCTTCCTGACCTCCGGCGCCGGTGACACGCTGTTCGCGTTCGCCTTCCACTTCATGGAGCGGCATGTGTCCTTTGAGGCGATGGCGAAGCCGCCACCGACGGAAGACGACGACCTGCTGCCCACCGACTGGTCCTGGAGAAGCATGCCGACGCCCTTCACTAAGGACGAGATGATTTTCTCCTACGCGCTGCACCCGGACGGGCGCACCATATTCGTGTCCTCGTGGAGCAGGGCGGTCTGCGGCACGTACTCCGTCGACACCAGGAGCTGCAAGTGGAGGCGCCATGGGGAGTGGATGCTGCCTTTCAGAGGCCGAAGCTACTTCGATGCCGAACTAGACGCATGGGTCGGGCTGCACGAGGACGGCTACATCTGCTCCTGCCAGGTTGCCTCCCGCAGCGGCGGCACCACGCAGCAGCCGGAGTGGAAGATGGCCGACAAGCGTAGGATGTGGATCCCGTGGCATCAGCTGGAGTTTCGCCTGCGTCGGATGTGA